A single region of the Lycium barbarum isolate Lr01 chromosome 2, ASM1917538v2, whole genome shotgun sequence genome encodes:
- the LOC132620830 gene encoding uncharacterized protein LOC132620830, giving the protein MEAETSAAPALASAAPATEETKKKMIMVAMDESEESFYALNWALDHLLTDPSSSTIITLINVQPFFAPMVYPAGPVVFAAPTVVEAVKKAQHENATRILSRAIHICKQKMVPLIVSFVIINFVTKFLLGYLCIKNKRNSKKPMIL; this is encoded by the exons ATGGAGGCGGAGACAAGTGCAGCCCCTGCTCTGGCAAGTGCAGCTCCTGCGACGGAGGAGACTAAGAAGAAGATGATAATGGTGGCTATGGATGAGAGTGAAGAGAGTTTCTATGCTCTAAATTGGGCATTGGATCACTTGCTCACCGATCCTTCTTCTTCTACCATCATCACTTTGATTAATGTCCAACCTTTTTTTGCCCCCATGGTTTATCCTGCTGGACCTG TTGTGTTTGCAGCGCCTACTGTGGTTGAAGCCGTGAAAAAAGCACAACACGAGAATGCAACTAGAATACTCTCTCGGGCAATCCATATCTGCAAACAAAAAATGGTACCTTTAATAGTTTCCTTTGTCATTATCAATTTTGTTACTAAATTTCTCCTTGGTTACTTATGTATAAAAaataaacgaaatagtaaaaaACCAATGATTTTGTAG